The Bacillus thermozeamaize genome window below encodes:
- a CDS encoding DNA recombinase, translated as MFLDNEFKIDSAVHIYARVSSEDQQERETIENQIDFAKKYCDLHKLDIVDIYKDDGISGKIPLENRPEGQRLVKDASDGKVKVVLIYNIKRLGRSARDILNSVYQLEQYGVKIRSMTEPFDTGNPHGRFILTVLAGVAELDRETTLETMWLGANRAARKGKWLGGIVPYGYFVNSEGYIEPCEDPLPGKEEMTEAGVIRLMYELVANQKWSATKVANYFNSLGIPPAYVKDGRTVKRGKRKVRTAGIWTASRIYNMLVNTTYKGIHVYGKRTKKDRELINRTVPAIVSEEEWERAQQVLRENRIEAACRVHHPYLLRGLIKCGICGLTYHGTAYAGPKRKLKPYYVCGGKVVHRGPFLGRCPSRNVPAEWLEQIVWNECVSFIQNPGEMINELAGSMNDQKARRNSLEEEIKLIKQELERKDLERHDIITLFRKRIITASDVEKQLQVMMNERASLQKRLRQLEEQLSNESNLIQHYTHAQKLLNDLREKIKGDIPFELKKEIVKTLVKVIIVKNAVPTDPEDKIKRKPPVVVEVHYGFTNAKELSLTDKGSSSPPTGSGRGNGIPFLPGQW; from the coding sequence ATGTTCCTCGACAATGAATTCAAGATTGATTCGGCAGTCCACATATATGCCCGCGTTTCCTCAGAAGACCAACAGGAACGCGAAACTATTGAAAACCAGATCGATTTCGCAAAAAAATACTGCGATCTTCACAAGCTTGATATTGTTGACATTTACAAGGATGACGGAATCTCCGGAAAAATACCCTTGGAAAACAGACCGGAAGGACAACGCCTTGTAAAAGACGCAAGTGACGGCAAAGTGAAGGTCGTGTTGATATATAACATTAAACGTTTGGGCAGGAGCGCAAGGGATATTCTAAATTCCGTGTACCAACTCGAACAGTACGGCGTAAAAATCAGAAGCATGACCGAACCGTTTGATACCGGAAATCCGCACGGGCGATTCATATTGACAGTATTGGCTGGGGTCGCGGAGCTGGACCGGGAAACAACTTTGGAAACCATGTGGCTTGGAGCAAACCGAGCGGCCCGCAAAGGAAAATGGCTTGGCGGAATTGTGCCTTATGGGTATTTCGTCAATTCTGAAGGTTATATTGAACCTTGCGAAGATCCGTTGCCTGGAAAAGAAGAAATGACAGAAGCGGGAGTAATCAGACTAATGTATGAGCTGGTCGCCAATCAAAAATGGTCAGCGACCAAAGTGGCAAATTATTTTAATTCACTCGGTATTCCGCCTGCTTATGTAAAAGACGGTCGTACCGTAAAAAGAGGCAAGCGAAAAGTAAGAACCGCTGGAATATGGACTGCTTCTCGGATTTACAACATGCTTGTCAATACGACATATAAGGGGATTCATGTCTACGGGAAACGGACAAAGAAGGATCGAGAACTAATAAACAGAACGGTGCCTGCAATTGTTTCAGAAGAAGAATGGGAAAGAGCACAACAGGTATTGAGGGAAAATCGAATTGAAGCGGCATGTAGGGTTCATCATCCATATTTGCTTCGCGGTCTGATTAAGTGCGGAATATGCGGCCTCACCTACCATGGCACTGCTTACGCCGGCCCCAAAAGAAAATTAAAGCCGTATTATGTGTGCGGAGGAAAAGTGGTTCATCGCGGGCCATTTTTGGGGCGCTGCCCTTCCAGAAATGTTCCTGCAGAGTGGCTTGAACAAATAGTTTGGAATGAATGTGTATCGTTCATTCAGAATCCCGGTGAGATGATCAATGAGCTTGCAGGTTCGATGAACGATCAAAAAGCCCGGCGAAATTCTCTTGAAGAAGAAATCAAGCTCATCAAACAAGAACTGGAACGCAAAGATTTAGAGAGACATGATATTATAACCCTTTTCCGCAAACGGATAATTACAGCCAGCGATGTTGAGAAACAACTTCAGGTCATGATGAACGAGCGCGCATCTTTGCAGAAAAGACTGCGGCAACTCGAAGAACAGCTTTCAAATGAAAGCAATCTTATCCAACACTATACCCACGCACAAAAACTGCTGAACGATTTACGCGAAAAGATTAAAGGCGATATACCGTTTGAACTTAAAAAGGAAATTGTAAAAACGCTTGTGAAGGTCATCATTGTGAAAAACGCAGTACCTACAGACCCGGAAGATAAAATAAAAAGAAAACCGCCGGTGGTAGTAGAAGTTCATTATGGCTTCACAAATGCCAAGGAGCTTTCATTAACGGACAAGGGTTCATCGTCGCCGCCAACAGGAAGTGGGCGGGGAAACGGCATACCGTTCTTGCCCGGCCAATGGTGA